In the Octopus sinensis linkage group LG17, ASM634580v1, whole genome shotgun sequence genome, one interval contains:
- the LOC115220820 gene encoding solute carrier family 25 member 40, with the protein MMVMQQAGDNGMTSKITAVQQMFSSCSGALVTSITMTPLDVVKIRLQSQRQPLSRGQQFIYCNGLMEHMCTCTNGINGKPMPWFSKPGHFSGTIDAFIKITRTEGLRSLWSGLPPTLVMAVPATVIYFTSYEQLKSLLKHKPWDHNDLWKPMVAGMVARVWAATVISPLELVRTQLQSSNFSYSMIGGFIKNEVSQSGLASLWRGLGPTLFRDVPFSGIYWFGYEAIKARILMKKMSTDIEFHETLISGATAGSIAAICTLPFDVIKTHRQITFGLHFPGCPKTNVSSSTWSLIKQLYRSQGFQSLFAGLVPRLVKVAPACAIMISSYEYSKKIFLKRNEKLSKNYKAS; encoded by the exons TGACACCACTAGATGTTGTGAAAATTCGGTTACAGAGTCAAAGGCAGCCCTTGAGCCGAGGGCAACAGTTCATATACTGCAACGGACTCATGGAGCACATGTGTACGTGTACCaatggaattaatggtaaaccaatGCCATGGTTCTCCAAACCAGGACATTTTTCTGGAACAATA GATGCCTTCATCAAAATAACACGTACAGAAGGACTCCGTTCCCTATGGAGTGGTCTTCCCCCGACTCT AGTGATGGCTGTACCTGCTACAGTTATATACTTCACATCTTATGAACAGCTAAAGTCATTATTAAAACACAAACCCTGGGACCATAATGATCTCTGGAAACCTATGGTTGCTGGAATGGTTGCCAGAG TTTGGGCTGCAACTGTGATAAGTCCCTTGGAACTAGTACGAACCCAACTCCAGTCTTCGAATTTCAGTTATTCCATGATTGGAGGGTTTATCAAAAATGAAGTTTCTCAAAGCGGTCTTGCTTCCTTATGGCGAGGATTAGGGCCCACATTATTCAGAGATGTTCCATTTTCAG GTATATACTGGTTTGGTTATGAAGCAATCAAGGCAAGAATTCTGATGAAAAAAATGTCCACCGATATTGAATTTCACGAAACTTTAATATCAGGAGCCACTGCTGGTTCT ATTGCTGCTATCTGTACGCTACCATTTGATGTCATCAAAACACATCGGCAAATCACTTTTGGTCTACACTTTCCTGGAT GTCCTAAAACTAACGTGTCTTCATCTACGTGGTCTTTGATAAAACAGCTTTACAGGAGTCAAGGATTTCAGTCATTATTTGCAG GATTGGTGCCACGCCTTGTGAAAGTTGCTCCTGCTTGTGCAATAATGATTAGTTCTTATGAGTATAGCAAGAAAATATTCCTTAAGCGGAATGAAAAATTGTCTAAAAACTACAAAGCTTCCTGA